A single region of the Malaclemys terrapin pileata isolate rMalTer1 chromosome 2, rMalTer1.hap1, whole genome shotgun sequence genome encodes:
- the MAF1 gene encoding repressor of RNA polymerase III transcription MAF1 homolog isoform X1 yields MKLLENSSFEAINSQLTVETGDAHIIGRIESYSCKMAGDDKHMFKQFCQEGQPHVLEALSPPQTTGISPSRLSKSQSGDEEGPLSDKCSRKTLFYLIATLNESFRPDYDFSAAKGHEFSREPSLNWVVNAVNCSLFSAVREDFKALKPHLWDAVDEEICLSECDIYSYNPDLDSDPFGEEGSLWSFNYFFYNKRLKRIVFFTCRSISGSTYPRSESGNELDMDLGEEDQEGSMDAYDKESSNIEDRCVSSSGRDVPSGAGSWLSPARKA; encoded by the exons ATGAAGCTGTTAGAGAACTCCAGTTTTGAAGCAATAAACTCTCAGCTGACAGTGGAGACGGGAGATGCTCACATCATTGGCAG GATCGAGAGTTACTCCTGTAAGATGGCGGGCGATGACAAGCACATGTTTAAGCAGTTCTGCCAGGAGGGCCAGCCACATGTTCTTGAAGCGCTGTCACCCCCTCAGACCACGGGGATTAGCCCCAGCAG GCTCAGTAAAAGCCAGAGTGGAGACGAGGAGGGGCCACTGAGTGACAAGTGCAGCCGCAAGACCCTCTTCTACCTGATCGCTACCCTCAACGAGTCCTTCCGGCCCGACTACGACTTCAGCGCTGCCAAGGGCCATGAGTTCAGCAGGGAGCCGAGCCTCAACTGG GTGGTGAATGCTGTGAATTGTAGCTTGTTCTCAGCAGTCCGGGAGGACTTCAAAGCCCTGAAGCCTCACTTGTGGGATGCTGTGGATGAGGAGATCTGTCTGTCGGAGTGTGACATCTACAG CTACAACCCAGACCTGGACTCGGACCCCTTCGGCGAGGAGGGCAGCCTCTGGTCCTTCAACTACTTCTTCTACAATAAGAGGCTGAAGAGGATTGTCTTCTTCACCTGCCGCTCCATCAG CGGGTCCACGTACCCTCGCTCAGAGTCAGGGAATGAGCTGGACATGGATCTCGGTGAAGAAGACCAGGAGGGGAGCATGGATGCCTATGACAAGGAAAGCAGCAATATCGAGGACCGGTGTGTGAGCTCGTCTGGCAGGGACGTGCCGAGTGGGGCGGGATCCTGGCTGTCCCCTGCCCGCAAAGCGTGA
- the MAF1 gene encoding repressor of RNA polymerase III transcription MAF1 homolog isoform X2, whose translation MKLLENSSFEAINSQLTVETGDAHIIGRIESYSCKMAGDDKHMFKQFCQEGQPHVLEALSPPQTTGISPSRLSKSQSGDEEGPLSDKCSRKTLFYLIATLNESFRPDYDFSAAKGHEFSREPSLNWVVNAVNCSLFSAVREDFKALKPHLWDAVDEEICLSECDIYSYNPDLDSDPFGEEGSLWSFNYFFYNKRLKRIVFFTCRSISGSTYPRSESGNELDMDLGEEDQEGSMDAYDKESSNIEDRVQVICM comes from the exons ATGAAGCTGTTAGAGAACTCCAGTTTTGAAGCAATAAACTCTCAGCTGACAGTGGAGACGGGAGATGCTCACATCATTGGCAG GATCGAGAGTTACTCCTGTAAGATGGCGGGCGATGACAAGCACATGTTTAAGCAGTTCTGCCAGGAGGGCCAGCCACATGTTCTTGAAGCGCTGTCACCCCCTCAGACCACGGGGATTAGCCCCAGCAG GCTCAGTAAAAGCCAGAGTGGAGACGAGGAGGGGCCACTGAGTGACAAGTGCAGCCGCAAGACCCTCTTCTACCTGATCGCTACCCTCAACGAGTCCTTCCGGCCCGACTACGACTTCAGCGCTGCCAAGGGCCATGAGTTCAGCAGGGAGCCGAGCCTCAACTGG GTGGTGAATGCTGTGAATTGTAGCTTGTTCTCAGCAGTCCGGGAGGACTTCAAAGCCCTGAAGCCTCACTTGTGGGATGCTGTGGATGAGGAGATCTGTCTGTCGGAGTGTGACATCTACAG CTACAACCCAGACCTGGACTCGGACCCCTTCGGCGAGGAGGGCAGCCTCTGGTCCTTCAACTACTTCTTCTACAATAAGAGGCTGAAGAGGATTGTCTTCTTCACCTGCCGCTCCATCAG CGGGTCCACGTACCCTCGCTCAGAGTCAGGGAATGAGCTGGACATGGATCTCGGTGAAGAAGACCAGGAGGGGAGCATGGATGCCTATGACAAGGAAAGCAGCAATATCGAGGACCG GGTGCAGGTTATCTGCATGTGA